The DNA sequence GACCGGGTCCGGATGAACGTCGCCCTGGCGGCCGACGGCTCCGCCGAGTGGACCGTGGAGTTCTGGGTCGAACTCGACGACAACGAGTCGACCGAGGCCTTCGAGTCGGTCGCGGCCGAGATCGACGAGGATCCGGAGCCCTACCTGACGCGCTTTGCCGATCGGATCGATTCGACGGTCGCCGTGGCGACCAACGCGACCGATCGGGAGATGTCGACCGACGGGTTCGCCGTCGAGACGGAACGGCAGTCGCTGGCCCGCGAGTACGGCATCATCAGGTACACGTTCGACTGGCACGGCTTCGCCGCTACGGATGGGACCGAACTGCGCGCCGGGGACGCGATCGAGGGCTACTATCTCGACGACGGAATCCGATTGATCGTCTCCTGGCCCGAGGAATACGAACTGACGAGCGCGAGCCCTGAACCGGACGATCATCGAGAGAACGCGGTCATCTGGAGCGGGTCGCAAACGGAGTTCGTCTCCGGCGAACCCCGGGTGGTCGTCTCGACCGGGACGACCGGATCGGGACCGTCGCTCTCGACGATCGCGATCGGCGTCGCGGTTCTCGGCGTCGTCGGACTCGGCGTCGCAGCGTGGTATCGCCGGCGGGGATCGGGCGGCGTTCCCGCGCCGATTCCGGGTGGCGACGACGACGGGGATGGACCGGCGGCGACGACCGACGAGGATGTGGACGACGAACCCGTTCCCGAGGAGTTCCTGAGCAACGAAGAGCGCGTCCTCCGCCTCCTCGAGGAACGGG is a window from the Halosolutus amylolyticus genome containing:
- a CDS encoding helix-turn-helix transcriptional regulator — encoded protein: MTDRNPRSIGRLLIIALALSLVVSGPLSVAGAAASGSGYHAAESPDGFSAAPEDVDPDRVRMNVALAADGSAEWTVEFWVELDDNESTEAFESVAAEIDEDPEPYLTRFADRIDSTVAVATNATDREMSTDGFAVETERQSLAREYGIIRYTFDWHGFAATDGTELRAGDAIEGYYLDDGIRLIVSWPEEYELTSASPEPDDHRENAVIWSGSQTEFVSGEPRVVVSTGTTGSGPSLSTIAIGVAVLGVVGLGVAAWYRRRGSGGVPAPIPGGDDDGDGPAATTDEDVDDEPVPEEFLSNEERVLRLLEERGGRMKQQDVVSALDWTDAKTSKVVSRLREEGKLESFRLGRENVLTLPEAEDAVIESGERQD